The following proteins are co-located in the Pseudomonadales bacterium genome:
- a CDS encoding RidA family protein, which translates to MSELSTIATTAAPAAIGPYSQAVRAGNTVYLSGQIPLVPETMTLVEGDISTQTRQVFNNLQAVAIAAGGSLANMAKVEIFLTDLNDFAAVNTVMQEFFQPPYPARACVEVAGLPKGAAVEIQAIMISP; encoded by the coding sequence TTGAGCGAACTTAGCACCATTGCAACCACAGCCGCCCCCGCAGCCATTGGACCTTATTCACAAGCCGTTAGAGCCGGCAACACGGTTTACTTGTCAGGCCAGATACCGCTGGTACCAGAGACCATGACATTGGTTGAGGGTGATATCAGCACACAAACCCGCCAAGTATTTAACAATCTACAAGCCGTTGCCATAGCTGCAGGCGGCAGCCTCGCAAACATGGCTAAAGTTGAGATATTCCTAACCGATCTAAATGACTTCGCTGCGGTGAATACGGTTATGCAAGAGTTCTTTCAACCACCCTACCCGGCTAGAGCCTGTGTCGAAGTGGCTGGATTGCCGAAGGGCGCTGCGGTTGAGATTCAGGCTATTATGATTTCGCCCTAA
- the trmB gene encoding tRNA (guanosine(46)-N7)-methyltransferase TrmB, translating into MNDSSDAKRQASQYPERHRERQVRSFVLRAGRMTDAQRQAYQQLWSSYGVSQADGALVPAELFARDADTVLEIGFGMGDSLVDMAIAAPDQNFIGIEVHTPGVGRLMHRCEREKVSNIRVYQDDAVDVLANCIADQSLAKVQIFFPDPWHKKKHHKRRIVQPAFVQLLRQKLQPDGVLHLATDWQHYAEHMMEVMSAADGFENMQDQGEFAVRPEFRPVTKFERRGVKLGHGVWDLLFQKVA; encoded by the coding sequence ATGAATGATTCATCTGATGCCAAGCGTCAAGCAAGCCAATACCCTGAGCGTCACCGAGAGCGACAGGTGCGAAGTTTTGTGCTGCGTGCCGGGCGTATGACAGATGCGCAGCGTCAAGCTTATCAGCAACTATGGTCTAGCTATGGCGTTAGCCAAGCGGATGGCGCACTCGTTCCAGCAGAGTTGTTTGCTCGCGATGCCGATACAGTGTTAGAAATAGGTTTTGGCATGGGTGATTCCCTTGTGGATATGGCTATTGCGGCGCCAGATCAAAACTTCATTGGTATTGAGGTGCATACGCCGGGCGTAGGACGCTTAATGCACCGCTGCGAGCGTGAAAAAGTGAGCAATATACGGGTTTATCAAGATGATGCAGTTGATGTGTTAGCAAACTGTATTGCGGATCAAAGCCTGGCTAAAGTGCAGATTTTTTTTCCTGACCCTTGGCATAAAAAGAAGCATCACAAGCGCCGAATCGTGCAGCCAGCATTTGTACAGTTATTGCGTCAAAAGTTGCAGCCTGATGGTGTGCTTCATTTGGCAACGGATTGGCAGCATTATGCGGAGCATATGATGGAAGTTATGTCGGCTGCAGATGGCTTTGAGAATATGCAAGATCAAGGTGAATTTGCAGTAAGACCGGAATTTCGCCCCGTTACTAAGTTTGAGCGGCGAGGCGTTAAACTGGGCCACGGTGTCTGGGATTTGCTGTTTCAAAAAGTTGCGTAG
- a CDS encoding DUF423 domain-containing protein: MNLSMRFAACSGFVAVALGAFGAHSLKQSLSANMLAVYQTAVDYQFIHTLALLVLSLLLAKFPGNRLIIWSAVFFALGIVLFSGSLYLLAISGLTWLGAITPVGGLAFLVAWFMLFLATFQLSKLP; encoded by the coding sequence ATGAATTTATCGATGCGATTTGCAGCCTGTAGCGGCTTTGTCGCGGTAGCGCTAGGGGCATTTGGTGCACACAGCTTAAAGCAAAGCTTAAGCGCCAATATGCTAGCGGTTTATCAAACGGCTGTGGATTATCAGTTTATTCATACCTTGGCCTTGTTGGTGTTATCGCTGCTTTTAGCAAAGTTTCCAGGCAATCGACTTATAATATGGTCTGCAGTATTTTTTGCGCTGGGTATCGTGCTTTTTAGCGGCAGTCTTTATCTCCTGGCTATTTCGGGTTTAACTTGGCTAGGTGCGATTACCCCTGTTGGTGGACTGGCTTTTTTAGTTGCATGGTTCATGCTGTTTTTAGCCACATTTCAATTAAGTAAATTACCATGA
- the rpoH gene encoding RNA polymerase sigma factor RpoH — MSKDIQVLPSLTPGADLNAYMTSVSAIPVLSVDEERDLAEAYYYQDDLNAARQLVLSHLRFVVHIAKSYNGYGLPVADLVQEGNVGLMKAIKRYNPEKGVRLVSFAVHWIKAEMHEFILRNWRIVKIATTKAQRKLFFNLRSQKKRLAWLSQDEAKAIADDLGVDIKDVQSMEGRLTASDMAFDLSADDDDEAPVHAPVQFLEDHSQDPATLAEQNDWQETANIGLYRALESLDQRSREILQRRWLDENKATLHDLAAEYGISAERIRQLEKQAMGKIKANMAV; from the coding sequence ATGAGCAAAGATATACAGGTTTTACCGAGTCTTACGCCTGGCGCAGACCTGAATGCTTATATGACATCAGTGAGCGCAATTCCTGTCCTGTCAGTGGATGAGGAGCGTGATTTAGCTGAAGCTTATTATTATCAAGACGACTTAAACGCTGCTCGACAGCTGGTTTTGTCGCATTTGCGATTTGTTGTGCACATTGCTAAATCTTATAACGGCTATGGGCTTCCTGTCGCGGATTTAGTGCAGGAAGGCAACGTCGGCTTGATGAAAGCGATTAAGCGCTATAATCCTGAAAAGGGTGTGCGTTTGGTTTCGTTTGCTGTGCATTGGATTAAAGCAGAGATGCACGAGTTTATTCTGCGTAATTGGCGCATTGTGAAAATTGCGACTACCAAAGCGCAGCGCAAGTTATTTTTTAATTTGCGCAGTCAAAAGAAACGCTTGGCGTGGCTGAGTCAAGACGAGGCGAAAGCCATCGCGGATGACCTTGGTGTTGATATTAAAGATGTACAAAGCATGGAAGGACGCCTCACCGCCTCAGACATGGCTTTTGATCTCTCTGCCGACGACGATGACGAGGCACCCGTACATGCGCCGGTTCAGTTTTTAGAGGACCATAGCCAGGATCCAGCAACACTGGCTGAGCAAAATGATTGGCAGGAAACTGCAAATATTGGTTTATATCGCGCACTTGAGTCACTTGATCAGCGCAGTCGAGAAATTCTGCAGCGCCGCTGGTTAGATGAGAACAAGGCTACTTTGCATGATTTAGCGGCTGAGTACGGCATTTCAGCGGAACGTATCCGCCAGCTTGAAAAACAGGCGATGGGTAAAATCAAGGCCAATATGGCAGTTTAA
- the ftsX gene encoding cell division protein FtsX — MAKASVAKASLRSKFSAWRAEHKRTFLNSWFRLWLKPFSTVLTWLVIGVALALPVAFYIAIGNIHQLSGKFDGNAQVSLFLHQRASQQMVENLRNELAAWPELQQITVIGKDQALEEFRALSGFADVLSHLQQNPLPVVIEILPSSEWSVPDKAELLLQRLQKLPAVEQAQLDLEWVQRLNALLAVAQQAALGLVLLLSAGVLLIIGNTVRLEIENRRDEVIVTKLVGATDSFVRRPFLYTGAFFGLGGGICASIIVFFGLWYLHQPVAELAGLYQSDYVLLGLSLADILSLWLMAAMLGYFGAWLSVSQHLDELEP, encoded by the coding sequence ATGGCTAAGGCATCGGTTGCGAAAGCAAGTCTTCGTTCTAAATTTTCAGCGTGGCGTGCTGAGCACAAGCGCACCTTTTTAAATAGCTGGTTCAGGCTTTGGCTCAAGCCATTCAGTACGGTATTGACCTGGTTGGTTATTGGCGTGGCACTGGCTTTGCCGGTCGCCTTTTATATTGCGATTGGCAATATTCACCAGCTGTCTGGCAAGTTTGATGGAAATGCTCAGGTGTCATTATTCTTGCACCAGCGAGCCAGTCAACAAATGGTTGAGAACTTACGAAATGAGTTAGCTGCATGGCCGGAGCTGCAGCAAATCACGGTAATTGGTAAAGATCAGGCACTTGAGGAATTTCGCGCCCTATCAGGTTTTGCTGATGTGTTAAGCCATTTACAGCAAAACCCCTTGCCGGTTGTGATTGAAATATTACCCTCGAGTGAATGGTCTGTGCCTGATAAAGCTGAGCTATTGCTGCAACGACTACAAAAATTACCTGCAGTTGAGCAAGCGCAACTTGATCTTGAATGGGTGCAGCGCTTAAACGCCTTACTGGCAGTGGCACAGCAGGCTGCCTTGGGATTGGTCTTATTGTTATCGGCAGGCGTATTGTTGATTATTGGCAATACGGTTCGATTAGAGATTGAAAACCGACGAGACGAGGTAATCGTGACAAAGTTAGTTGGTGCAACCGACAGCTTTGTACGCAGACCTTTTTTGTATACAGGCGCTTTTTTTGGCCTTGGCGGCGGTATTTGTGCAAGTATTATCGTCTTTTTTGGTTTGTGGTATTTGCATCAACCTGTTGCTGAACTGGCTGGACTGTATCAGTCTGATTATGTTCTATTAGGTTTATCGCTTGCTGATATACTGTCGTTATGGCTAATGGCGGCCATGCTTGGTTATTTTGGTGCTTGGTTATCAGTTAGTCAGCATCTTGATGAGCTTGAGCCGTAG
- the ftsE gene encoding cell division ATP-binding protein FtsE codes for MIHFDQVSKRYETGHEALRRVSFDIDQNEMVFLTGHSGAGKSTLLKLIMMMERPTAGNISVNGLNLAQCSRSRIPFHRRQIGVVFQNHQLLFDRSVFDNIALPLIISGFDHRDVARRVRAALDKVGLLDKERVNPLTLSGGQQQRVGIARAVVHKPKILLADEPTGNLDPELSAEIMYLFQQFNHVGVTVLLASHDLSLIARLKHRMITLRDGEVIAGASDG; via the coding sequence ATGATACATTTCGATCAAGTGAGTAAGCGGTATGAAACGGGCCACGAGGCATTACGGCGCGTTAGTTTTGATATTGATCAGAATGAAATGGTCTTTCTCACTGGGCATTCCGGTGCTGGCAAATCGACGCTGCTAAAATTAATCATGATGATGGAGCGACCGACAGCGGGTAATATTTCTGTCAATGGTTTAAATCTTGCGCAATGTTCTCGTTCGCGGATTCCGTTTCATCGCAGGCAAATTGGTGTGGTATTTCAAAATCATCAATTGCTATTTGATCGCAGCGTCTTTGATAATATTGCTTTGCCACTGATTATTTCTGGCTTCGACCATCGTGATGTTGCGCGCCGTGTGCGTGCGGCATTAGATAAAGTAGGTTTGTTAGATAAAGAGCGGGTAAACCCTTTAACGCTCTCTGGTGGTCAGCAGCAGCGTGTAGGTATTGCACGTGCCGTGGTGCACAAACCTAAAATATTATTGGCTGATGAACCTACGGGTAACCTCGATCCAGAGCTTTCGGCGGAAATCATGTACTTGTTTCAGCAGTTTAACCATGTCGGTGTTACCGTGTTGTTAGCCAGCCATGATCTCTCTCTAATTGCGCGATTGAAGCATCGAATGATTACGCTACGCGATGGTGAGGTTATTGCAGGAGCAAGTGATGGCTAA
- the ftsY gene encoding signal recognition particle-docking protein FtsY: MVWLSWGLFVSENKTSLFGRLKQGLSKTSSKLSEGLGNLLIGQREIDDELLEEMEAQLIMSDVGMEATQQIIDNLTAQISRAELTDARALLQSLQHELTQILLPSEGALQISAAHKPYVILVVGVNGVGKTTTIGKLAKRFQAEGKSVMLAAGDTFRAAAVEQLQVWGERNQVPVIAQHTGADSASVIYDAIQAAQNRAVDIVIADTAGRLHNKTNLMDELEKVVRVMQKLDASAPHEVLIVLDATTGQNALAQADHFRQAVGVTGVALTKLDGTAKGGIIFAISKRLGLPIRFIGVGEQIDDLRPFAAKDFVEAIFDDGFLS, encoded by the coding sequence ATGGTATGGCTAAGTTGGGGACTATTCGTGTCAGAAAACAAAACCAGCCTATTTGGGCGTTTAAAGCAGGGCTTAAGTAAAACCAGTTCCAAGTTATCTGAGGGTTTGGGTAATTTACTGATCGGTCAGCGTGAGATTGATGATGAATTGTTGGAGGAAATGGAAGCGCAACTCATTATGTCAGATGTTGGCATGGAGGCTACTCAGCAAATCATCGATAATTTAACTGCGCAAATTTCACGTGCAGAGTTAACTGATGCAAGAGCACTATTACAGTCGCTGCAACATGAATTGACGCAAATTTTACTGCCCTCAGAAGGCGCATTACAAATCAGCGCTGCACATAAGCCCTATGTGATTCTCGTTGTGGGTGTTAACGGTGTTGGCAAAACAACCACGATTGGCAAGTTAGCTAAGCGCTTTCAGGCTGAAGGTAAGTCGGTTATGTTAGCTGCGGGTGATACGTTTAGGGCAGCCGCGGTTGAGCAGTTGCAAGTCTGGGGTGAGCGTAATCAGGTACCTGTAATTGCACAGCATACCGGGGCTGACAGTGCATCAGTCATTTATGATGCGATTCAGGCAGCGCAAAATCGAGCAGTTGATATTGTGATTGCCGATACTGCTGGCCGTTTGCACAATAAAACTAATTTAATGGATGAGCTTGAAAAAGTGGTTCGAGTGATGCAAAAGCTTGATGCCAGTGCGCCACATGAGGTGTTGATCGTGCTGGATGCAACGACAGGGCAAAATGCGCTGGCGCAAGCAGACCATTTTAGGCAGGCTGTAGGTGTTACTGGCGTAGCTTTGACCAAGCTCGATGGGACTGCGAAAGGCGGTATTATATTTGCAATATCAAAGCGCTTAGGTTTACCGATTCGTTTTATTGGTGTTGGTGAGCAAATTGACGACTTGCGCCCGTTTGCAGCGAAAGACTTCGTGGAAGCCATTTTTGACGACGGTTTTCTGTCTTAA
- the rsmD gene encoding 16S rRNA (guanine(966)-N(2))-methyltransferase RsmD: MKKQSSPAKSKQSHQFRVIAGLHRGRKLSFPAVNHLRPTPDRVRETVFNWLMDECLHSRCLDLCAGSGALGFEALSRKASHCTFIDSHPQVITHIDAHLKTLQITESRALCASLPSAISQLDQQKPFDMVFIDPPYQLAIINDCLEALLDQQLLCEKAWVYVENASADAAPNLASDFALYRQKTFGQVRASLFQYSRLG; this comes from the coding sequence ATGAAAAAACAGTCATCGCCTGCTAAATCCAAACAATCTCATCAATTTAGAGTAATTGCAGGCCTTCATCGTGGAAGAAAGCTCAGTTTCCCAGCAGTTAATCATCTGCGACCGACGCCCGACAGAGTTCGCGAAACGGTTTTTAACTGGCTGATGGATGAGTGTCTTCACAGTCGGTGCCTTGACCTCTGCGCAGGCTCGGGCGCACTTGGGTTTGAGGCCCTATCGCGCAAGGCCAGTCACTGCACATTTATCGACAGCCACCCACAGGTGATTACTCACATCGACGCCCACCTAAAAACATTGCAGATAACGGAGTCGCGAGCACTTTGCGCCAGCCTGCCAAGCGCCATTTCGCAACTTGATCAACAAAAGCCTTTTGATATGGTGTTTATTGACCCACCTTATCAACTTGCCATTATCAATGATTGCCTAGAGGCCTTACTAGATCAGCAATTATTATGCGAGAAAGCCTGGGTATATGTTGAAAATGCCAGTGCCGATGCCGCACCCAACCTTGCCAGTGATTTTGCGCTGTACCGACAAAAAACTTTTGGCCAAGTTCGCGCCAGTCTTTTTCAATATTCTCGTTTGGGTTAA
- the coaD gene encoding pantetheine-phosphate adenylyltransferase: protein MRTVIFPGTFDPITLGHIDLISRASRLFDRVIVAIAYSERKSPLFSFEERKALVDESLKGITNIESIGFTGLIIELAKAHHADAVLRGVRNSTDFDYELQMADMNQKLYPAFETVFLSPANQYCYISSTLVREIASMQGDVSQLVSPPVHTALLKKFA, encoded by the coding sequence ATGCGCACGGTTATTTTTCCAGGGACCTTTGACCCCATCACACTCGGACACATCGACTTAATTAGTCGCGCAAGTCGCTTATTCGATCGTGTCATTGTTGCGATCGCCTATTCAGAGCGAAAATCACCACTATTCTCTTTCGAGGAGCGAAAAGCACTCGTCGACGAAAGCCTAAAGGGTATAACGAATATTGAGAGTATTGGCTTCACAGGCTTGATCATTGAACTTGCTAAAGCACACCATGCTGATGCCGTGCTGCGCGGGGTAAGAAACAGCACCGATTTTGACTATGAATTACAAATGGCTGATATGAATCAAAAACTTTATCCAGCATTTGAAACTGTATTTCTAAGCCCTGCCAATCAATACTGCTATATATCATCAACACTGGTAAGAGAAATTGCATCGATGCAGGGCGACGTCAGCCAACTAGTATCCCCGCCCGTACATACTGCATTGTTAAAAAAGTTTGCTTAA
- a CDS encoding YfhL family 4Fe-4S dicluster ferredoxin — translation MSLLITDECINCDVCEPECPNEAIYQGDEIYVIDPKKCTECVGHFDEPQCQAVCPVDCIPLDPENMETEEQLWQKYASLTGNPTP, via the coding sequence ATGTCCCTTTTGATCACCGATGAATGCATTAACTGCGACGTATGCGAGCCGGAATGCCCAAACGAAGCTATTTACCAGGGCGATGAAATTTATGTCATCGACCCCAAAAAGTGCACCGAGTGCGTTGGCCACTTTGATGAGCCTCAGTGTCAGGCTGTTTGCCCCGTTGACTGCATTCCTCTTGACCCAGAAAACATGGAAACCGAAGAGCAGCTGTGGCAGAAATACGCCTCTCTCACCGGCAACCCGACTCCCTAG